A region from the Leptospirillum ferriphilum ML-04 genome encodes:
- a CDS encoding site-specific integrase, with amino-acid sequence MADIRKRGPYQWQVRIRRKGHPSQTKTFNTKAEAEAWAQVTESEMVRGVFVSRKEAENTTLAEALDRYLQEVSSKKKGAYQESRRIENLKSHKLAKRYLASIQGKDIAEYRDERLKSVSQASVRLELALLSHLFNTAIREWGMNGILNPVSQIRLPKKAISRDRRLLPGEEEKILGACDEYGGDLPYVVRLALATGMRRGELASLVWDNIDLKKRTATLPETKNGEKRIVPLSFEAVQILKDLPRRLDGNVFGFVDSHSITTAFIRSVSRARSTYEKECAEKGMKPDPGFLVNLTFHDLRHEATSRFFELGLDTPFVKKITGHKTYQMLDRYTHLRAEDIAEKLDQLNKQKAESLVKG; translated from the coding sequence ATGGCCGACATTCGCAAGCGTGGTCCCTATCAGTGGCAAGTCCGGATTAGACGTAAGGGACACCCCTCCCAGACGAAAACTTTCAACACAAAAGCCGAGGCTGAAGCCTGGGCCCAAGTGACGGAATCGGAAATGGTCCGGGGTGTTTTTGTCTCCCGGAAGGAAGCCGAAAATACGACTCTCGCCGAAGCCCTCGACCGGTACTTACAGGAAGTGTCCTCGAAGAAAAAGGGGGCTTACCAGGAATCCCGCCGGATCGAAAATCTCAAAAGTCACAAGCTGGCCAAACGGTATCTTGCCTCAATCCAGGGGAAAGACATCGCCGAATACCGGGACGAACGTCTGAAGAGCGTTTCCCAGGCCTCAGTTCGCCTTGAACTGGCTCTCCTGTCTCACTTATTCAATACGGCGATCCGGGAATGGGGAATGAACGGGATTCTGAATCCTGTCAGCCAAATCCGGCTTCCCAAAAAGGCCATCAGCCGAGACAGGCGCTTACTCCCTGGAGAAGAAGAAAAGATTCTGGGCGCGTGTGATGAATATGGCGGAGACCTTCCCTACGTGGTCCGGCTGGCTTTGGCCACTGGCATGAGAAGAGGAGAACTGGCTTCCTTGGTGTGGGATAATATCGACCTCAAAAAACGCACTGCCACGCTTCCCGAGACGAAAAACGGAGAAAAAAGAATTGTTCCCTTATCCTTCGAAGCCGTACAAATTCTGAAGGACCTTCCTCGTCGACTGGATGGAAATGTCTTTGGATTCGTGGATTCCCATTCGATCACGACAGCTTTTATCAGGTCCGTTTCCCGAGCCAGATCCACCTACGAAAAAGAATGTGCAGAAAAGGGAATGAAACCGGATCCTGGCTTCCTGGTCAATCTCACCTTTCACGATCTCCGGCACGAAGCCACCAGCCGGTTCTTCGAACTCGGTCTTGACACGCCCTTTGTCAAAAAAATTACCGGCCATAAAACATATCAGATGCTTGACCGATATACTCACTTAAGGGCGGAAGATATCGCCGAAAAACTGGACCAACTTAATAAACAGAAAGCGGAGTCCTTGGTAAAGGGTTAA
- the istB gene encoding IS21-like element helper ATPase IstB, whose product MLTHPTIDKLHRLRLPVMAQGLREQIDRPSSGDLTFEERLGLLADRELLERENKKLAWRLAKSRIGKTACLEDIDYRASRGLDRSLVQELAGGEWIKSHRNLLVIGPTGVGKTFFARALGHQACLLGFSGLFLRTPRLFPEIALAREAGKASRLLAAWAKMDLLILDDLCLLPLTQDQRHDLLEILEDRWETRSTLVTSQYPVDLWHERIGEPTLADAILDRLVHNAYTISLKGDSMRKRLKA is encoded by the coding sequence ATGCTGACCCATCCCACGATCGACAAGCTGCATCGCCTCCGCCTTCCCGTCATGGCCCAGGGACTGCGCGAGCAGATCGACCGCCCATCCTCCGGCGATCTCACCTTCGAGGAACGCCTGGGGCTTCTGGCCGACCGGGAGCTTCTGGAGCGGGAGAACAAGAAGCTCGCCTGGCGCTTGGCCAAAAGCCGGATCGGAAAAACCGCCTGCCTCGAGGATATCGACTACCGGGCTTCCCGGGGACTGGACCGGTCCCTGGTCCAGGAACTTGCGGGAGGCGAGTGGATCAAAAGCCACCGGAACCTCCTGGTCATCGGTCCCACCGGGGTCGGCAAGACCTTCTTCGCCCGGGCCCTCGGACACCAGGCCTGTCTTCTGGGATTCTCCGGCCTCTTCCTGCGCACGCCCCGCCTCTTCCCCGAGATCGCTCTCGCCCGGGAGGCCGGAAAAGCCTCCCGGCTCCTGGCCGCCTGGGCCAAGATGGATCTCCTGATTTTGGACGATCTGTGTCTCTTGCCGCTCACCCAGGACCAGCGCCATGACCTCCTCGAGATCCTCGAAGACCGCTGGGAGACCCGCTCCACCCTGGTCACCAGCCAGTACCCGGTCGATCTCTGGCACGAACGCATCGGAGAACCCACTCTGGCCGATGCCATCCTCGACCGTCTCGTCCACAACGCCTATACCATCTCTCTGAAAGGAGACTCCATGAGAAAACGCCTCAAGGCTTGA
- a CDS encoding IS21 family transposase, with product MKSATEATPSQELSFWVASHVRCFEFLGGVPALLVPDNLKSGITSPHLYEPLVNETYREMAEHYGTAIFPARAGRPKDKASAEEGVQLVTRWILARLRKRVFFDLPELNRAIRLLLAELNRRPFKGGRPGSRQDLFLSREKVALRPLPATRYELARWKKAKVHIDYHVEVDRHYYSVPYALIHQEVRIRITDSVVEIFLKGDRVASHRKDPSPGRHTTVFAHMPPNHQAVSDWTPERFLEWASRVGPGTHQVVNNLLASRRHPQQAYRSVLGILSLAKKDSPSILERACQKALSLGVGSYREVRILMESPVVRTKDSSEPISSPPLLHDNLRGGEYYAFPAKGETPC from the coding sequence GTGAAATCCGCCACCGAAGCCACGCCGAGCCAGGAGTTGTCCTTCTGGGTCGCCTCCCATGTGCGCTGCTTCGAGTTCCTGGGCGGGGTGCCCGCCCTTCTGGTCCCGGACAATCTCAAAAGCGGCATCACTTCCCCCCACCTCTACGAGCCCCTCGTGAACGAGACCTACCGGGAGATGGCGGAACACTACGGCACGGCAATCTTCCCGGCCCGGGCGGGACGCCCAAAGGACAAGGCTTCCGCAGAGGAAGGAGTCCAACTGGTCACCCGATGGATCCTGGCGCGGCTCAGAAAGCGGGTGTTCTTCGACCTCCCGGAGCTCAACCGGGCGATCCGGCTCCTTCTTGCAGAGCTGAACCGTCGGCCTTTCAAAGGGGGCCGGCCCGGGTCGAGACAGGATCTGTTCCTCTCCCGGGAGAAGGTGGCACTCCGGCCTCTCCCTGCCACGCGGTACGAACTGGCCCGCTGGAAGAAGGCCAAGGTCCATATTGACTACCATGTCGAAGTGGACCGGCACTACTACTCCGTTCCCTATGCCCTGATCCACCAGGAAGTCCGGATCCGCATCACCGACTCGGTGGTGGAGATCTTCCTGAAGGGAGATCGGGTGGCAAGCCATCGCAAGGATCCCTCTCCCGGTCGTCACACCACCGTGTTCGCGCACATGCCTCCCAACCACCAGGCCGTGAGCGACTGGACGCCGGAGCGCTTCCTGGAGTGGGCATCCCGGGTGGGACCCGGAACCCACCAGGTCGTGAACAATCTCCTGGCCTCCCGACGCCATCCCCAGCAGGCCTACCGAAGCGTTCTCGGGATCCTGTCCCTGGCCAAAAAGGACTCTCCGTCGATCCTCGAGCGCGCCTGCCAGAAGGCCCTCTCCCTGGGCGTCGGCTCCTACCGGGAAGTCCGGATCCTCATGGAGTCCCCGGTGGTCCGGACAAAAGACTCTTCAGAACCCATTTCCTCTCCGCCCCTTCTTCATGACAACCTTCGGGGAGGGGAGTACTATGCTTTTCCCGCGAAAGGAGAGACTCCATGCTGA
- the istA gene encoding IS21 family transposase: MKPLTERERMAGKRKGARMIQEIQRLKGLGLGKKAIARALRISRNTVKQYWEGDEGENRAPTVYQAPWSEVVDWETVRKSVERGQALAHHWEAVQEALPQADPRKGVPYVSFWREYRRRFPEVPLVLGQMYPPGANCEIDYKGSRPNFGFVDPALGKFVLCELFGAVLGFSRYLSVDASLTQQKADFLRSVETAYRDFGGVPKVSVTDNLTPAVTKAGKRDADLNPDYASFCAHYNTAAMPARPRKPKDKNQIESELGLFWRWLRPSLVGQTFHSLSELREYTRKAAERYNTRVQRRTGQSRAQRREEEKPHLLPLPPAPYEICEWRTARPHPDCHIQVRKNFYSVPYALRGKQVEVRITSTTVEIFFRGERVATHRLRASNEQGRYETNPGHYPEAQKALLETVPGTLLRKAAGIGPLTERLVKDLFALGNHPLRYLRRVQGVLALLRDVTAEELEDVIATFRRLGEFLPKPSMLLDAVRQSRALREEAAPIARRENRFLRGTKPVAQADTKTSRESAGKTTNPVIRTQGDCSWP, translated from the coding sequence ATGAAACCTCTAACCGAAAGGGAACGGATGGCTGGAAAGCGAAAGGGAGCGCGCATGATTCAGGAGATTCAGCGACTGAAGGGGCTGGGGTTAGGAAAGAAGGCCATCGCCCGGGCGCTCCGGATTTCCCGGAACACCGTGAAACAGTACTGGGAAGGAGATGAGGGCGAAAACAGGGCCCCTACGGTGTACCAGGCTCCATGGAGCGAGGTCGTGGACTGGGAGACGGTCCGGAAGTCCGTGGAGAGAGGGCAGGCCCTGGCCCATCACTGGGAAGCCGTTCAAGAGGCGCTGCCCCAAGCGGATCCTCGAAAAGGCGTGCCTTACGTGAGCTTCTGGCGGGAATACCGGCGCCGATTTCCGGAAGTGCCTCTGGTGTTGGGGCAAATGTATCCTCCCGGGGCCAACTGCGAGATCGACTACAAGGGAAGTCGGCCGAACTTCGGGTTTGTCGATCCGGCCTTGGGAAAATTCGTTCTTTGCGAACTGTTCGGAGCCGTTCTGGGATTCAGCCGGTACCTGTCGGTCGATGCGAGCCTGACCCAGCAGAAGGCGGATTTCCTTCGGTCGGTCGAGACGGCCTACCGGGACTTTGGAGGCGTTCCCAAGGTGAGCGTGACGGACAACCTGACCCCGGCGGTCACAAAGGCCGGAAAAAGAGATGCGGACCTGAACCCGGACTATGCCAGTTTCTGTGCCCACTACAACACGGCGGCCATGCCCGCCCGGCCCCGAAAACCCAAGGATAAAAATCAGATCGAAAGCGAACTCGGCTTGTTCTGGAGATGGCTCCGGCCAAGCCTGGTCGGCCAGACATTCCATTCGCTGTCGGAGCTGCGGGAATACACGCGGAAGGCGGCCGAGCGCTACAACACCCGGGTCCAGCGCCGGACCGGACAATCACGGGCTCAGCGCCGGGAGGAGGAAAAGCCCCATCTTCTCCCTTTGCCTCCCGCTCCCTATGAGATCTGCGAGTGGCGGACAGCCCGGCCCCATCCGGACTGCCACATCCAGGTCCGGAAGAATTTCTACTCGGTTCCTTACGCCCTGCGGGGAAAACAAGTGGAGGTCCGGATCACTTCGACCACGGTGGAGATCTTCTTCCGGGGAGAACGGGTCGCCACGCATCGTCTGAGGGCGTCCAACGAGCAGGGCCGCTACGAAACAAATCCCGGCCACTATCCGGAAGCGCAGAAGGCGCTTCTCGAAACGGTGCCGGGAACCTTGCTCCGGAAGGCAGCTGGCATCGGCCCGCTGACGGAACGGCTGGTCAAGGATCTCTTTGCGCTGGGGAACCATCCCCTGCGTTATCTCCGGCGGGTCCAGGGAGTCCTGGCTCTCCTGCGGGATGTGACGGCCGAGGAACTCGAAGACGTGATCGCCACCTTCCGGAGGCTGGGCGAATTCCTTCCCAAGCCTTCCATGCTTCTGGACGCCGTCCGACAGAGCCGGGCGCTTCGGGAGGAGGCGGCTCCGATCGCACGTCGGGAAAACCGCTTCCTTCGAGGAACAAAGCCCGTAGCTCAGGCCGACACGAAGACCTCACGGGAGTCGGCCGGAAAAACAACCAACCCCGTTATTCGAACCCAAGGAGACTGTTCATGGCCCTGA
- the istB gene encoding IS21-like element helper ATPase IstB has product MALIDTTAELLSELKLHGLREALPRRLEELHGQHWSPSEFLNLCLEDERLHRQNARLARRLREASFPMPASLENLDFTVPRQLDRSLIREFQSGDFVRQGKNILIAGPTGVGKTHFACALGQTACRQGFSTLFFPINRLLEKFSLARTQGRSLHLLKKLTTVSVLILDDFGLRALTPQHMQDMYDLADGRVESLTTQLPEENWSEVLPDPILCDAITDRIVQKAIRLEMTGESYRKKRFKGGHTDPP; this is encoded by the coding sequence ATGGCCCTGATCGACACCACCGCCGAACTTCTGAGCGAACTCAAACTTCACGGCCTTCGGGAGGCCCTTCCCCGACGGCTTGAGGAACTCCACGGGCAGCACTGGAGCCCCTCGGAGTTCCTGAACCTCTGTCTTGAAGATGAACGGCTCCACCGCCAGAACGCCCGTCTGGCCCGAAGACTCCGGGAGGCGTCCTTCCCCATGCCCGCCTCCCTCGAAAATCTCGACTTTACCGTTCCCCGTCAGCTCGACCGCTCCCTGATCCGGGAGTTCCAGTCGGGAGACTTCGTACGCCAAGGGAAAAACATCCTCATCGCCGGTCCCACCGGAGTCGGGAAAACCCATTTTGCCTGCGCTTTGGGACAAACCGCCTGCCGTCAGGGCTTCTCTACGCTCTTCTTCCCGATCAACCGTCTCCTTGAAAAGTTCTCGCTCGCCCGGACTCAGGGCCGGTCTCTTCACCTCCTGAAAAAGTTGACTACCGTGTCGGTCTTGATTTTGGACGATTTCGGGCTTCGCGCCTTGACTCCCCAACATATGCAGGATATGTATGATCTCGCAGATGGTCGGGTCGAAAGCCTCACGACCCAGCTTCCCGAGGAGAACTGGAGCGAAGTTCTCCCCGACCCCATCCTGTGTGACGCAATCACCGACCGGATTGTCCAGAAGGCGATCCGGCTGGAAATGACCGGAGAGTCCTACCGGAAAAAACGGTTTAAGGGAGGGCATACTGACCCCCCCTGA
- a CDS encoding HTH domain-containing protein produces the protein MAQTRLPMHHAREILRLSREMKMTGRAIAKSLSLSTSTVSKYLKHLECVPWPLPEPGGEALLATTLGKKSVPSPPLRTEPDWDTVHRELQSHKGVTLLLLWEEYRQEVKDKGYSYSRFCAHYADYAKRLKPSFRNIYTPGDRLFVDYAGTAVPIRDPKTGEVCLSAQVFVSVLGFSAYVYSEAGGFQDLDPPCDPRLKNPPNEFQGGSVCPPLNRFFR, from the coding sequence ATGGCCCAAACGAGGTTACCCATGCACCATGCCCGAGAAATTCTCCGGCTGTCCCGCGAGATGAAGATGACGGGACGCGCCATTGCCAAGAGCCTGTCCCTGTCCACATCGACCGTTTCCAAATACCTCAAGCATCTTGAATGCGTTCCCTGGCCCTTGCCGGAACCGGGAGGAGAGGCGCTTCTTGCCACGACCCTGGGGAAGAAGAGTGTTCCCTCACCCCCTCTCCGGACCGAGCCGGACTGGGACACGGTCCACCGGGAACTCCAGAGCCACAAGGGCGTCACCCTGCTGCTTCTCTGGGAGGAGTACCGGCAGGAGGTCAAGGACAAGGGGTATTCCTACTCCCGCTTCTGTGCCCATTACGCCGACTACGCCAAGCGCCTGAAGCCCTCCTTCCGGAACATCTACACGCCGGGAGACCGTCTTTTCGTCGATTACGCCGGAACCGCCGTTCCGATCCGGGATCCCAAAACGGGAGAGGTATGTCTTTCGGCCCAGGTCTTCGTCTCCGTCCTGGGCTTCTCCGCCTATGTCTACTCCGAAGCTGGCGGATTTCAAGATCTTGACCCCCCTTGTGACCCCCGTTTAAAAAATCCCCCAAACGAATTTCAGGGGGGGTCAGTATGCCCTCCCTTAAACCGTTTTTTCCGGTAG
- a CDS encoding IS21 family transposase — translation MANRRFEMHEYRHILVRMRLGESDRDLARSNLIGREKAAILRALATEHGWLSPEVPLPDDTALAAVLISPRKKPGADSSVLPYRETIRLWAERGIRGTTIHRALVKNHGYTGSYSSVRRFLRSLPDTSPSATVILDFAPAEAAQVDFGAGPVLPHPVTGEPAKTWIFVMTLCFSRHQYAEIVDLC, via the coding sequence TGCGGTTGGGCGAATCCGACCGGGATCTCGCCCGCTCCAACCTGATCGGGAGGGAAAAGGCCGCCATTCTCCGCGCGCTGGCGACGGAACACGGATGGCTGTCCCCGGAAGTTCCTCTCCCCGATGACACCGCCCTGGCGGCGGTCCTGATCTCGCCCCGCAAGAAACCCGGCGCGGACTCTTCGGTCCTTCCGTACCGGGAGACGATCCGCCTCTGGGCGGAACGGGGGATCCGGGGCACCACCATCCACCGGGCCCTGGTCAAGAACCACGGCTACACCGGCAGCTACTCCAGCGTCCGCCGGTTCCTCCGGTCCCTTCCCGACACCTCACCTTCGGCTACTGTCATCCTGGACTTCGCGCCGGCCGAAGCGGCCCAGGTCGACTTCGGTGCCGGCCCGGTTCTGCCCCATCCCGTGACGGGAGAGCCGGCGAAGACCTGGATCTTCGTCATGACGCTCTGCTTTTCCCGCCATCAATACGCCGAGATCGTCGACTTATGTTGA